One Natronomonas moolapensis 8.8.11 genomic region harbors:
- a CDS encoding DNA-methyltransferase, translating into METTHCIVTGDSRSLSKTDDDSVELVVTSPPYPMIEMWDELFSELNPEITASLEAGEGHAAASQMHEELEKVWKEVSRVLIDGGIACINIGDATRKVDGSFRVFQNHSRIINAFEDLGFEPLPELLWRKPVNSGAKFMGSGMLPPNAYVTLEHEYILVFRNGKESRTFEPGSERRYNSAYFWEERNQWFSDVWTDIKGEIQFLERNELRERSAAYPFEIPYRLINMYSVYGDTVLDPFWGTGTTSFAAMVAGRNSVGYELDEEFVQLFEHRVENVPEYSREVVKRRLDEHSEFLEERLSEGKECKYRADNYDFPVTTKQEKPIQFYSVSDIRETEEGYEVSHSPVEDTDVQIEKNKRGGEVASLSDF; encoded by the coding sequence ATGGAGACGACTCACTGCATCGTTACCGGAGACTCTCGCTCGCTTTCAAAGACAGACGACGACTCCGTCGAACTGGTCGTTACCTCTCCGCCCTATCCCATGATCGAGATGTGGGACGAGCTATTCTCCGAACTCAACCCGGAAATAACAGCTTCTCTCGAAGCGGGCGAGGGGCACGCCGCCGCCTCACAGATGCACGAGGAGCTCGAGAAGGTCTGGAAAGAAGTCAGCCGGGTACTGATTGATGGCGGCATTGCGTGTATCAATATCGGTGACGCAACACGAAAAGTGGACGGAAGTTTTCGTGTTTTCCAGAACCATTCTCGAATCATCAACGCCTTCGAAGATCTCGGCTTCGAGCCTCTGCCCGAACTTCTGTGGCGCAAGCCCGTCAATTCGGGAGCCAAATTTATGGGCTCAGGTATGCTCCCGCCCAACGCATACGTCACACTCGAACACGAGTACATCCTCGTCTTCCGTAACGGGAAGGAGAGTCGAACCTTCGAGCCGGGGTCGGAACGGCGGTATAATTCGGCGTATTTTTGGGAAGAACGGAACCAGTGGTTCTCCGACGTTTGGACGGATATCAAGGGGGAGATTCAATTCCTCGAACGAAACGAATTGAGAGAGCGGTCTGCGGCGTATCCATTCGAGATCCCGTATCGGCTCATCAATATGTATTCTGTCTACGGAGACACGGTGCTTGACCCATTTTGGGGAACGGGCACGACCTCGTTCGCCGCGATGGTCGCGGGGCGAAACTCCGTCGGATACGAACTGGACGAGGAGTTCGTTCAGTTGTTTGAGCACCGAGTCGAAAACGTTCCTGAATACTCGCGTGAGGTCGTCAAACGGCGGTTGGACGAACACAGCGAGTTTCTCGAGGAGCGTCTCTCCGAGGGGAAGGAGTGCAAGTACCGGGCCGACAACTACGATTTCCCCGTCACGACGAAACAAGAGAAGCCGATTCAGTTCTACTCGGTTTCCGATATTCGAGAAACTGAGGAGGGTTATGAGGTGTCACACAGCCCTGTGGAGGATACGGATGTTCAGATTGAAAAAAACAAGCGGGGTGGCGAGGTCGCTTCACTTTCTGATTTCTAA
- a CDS encoding DUF7114 family protein: MDETAHARAAFSEGIGDIVPEALRKRLEGVLESASMTPGTLTVVTATALDESVDLDTASRRGAGVQMSYEGLRLSRDLIHTDPWSNGDRGEGDMNAIAAEVLVARGFEYLAHTGVAMDVVDAVRHFGRDQTLRETDVAPAELDRRLEADFVRIAVRAGADVALGSIPEPVDTVADELAEELGTDPLPETEAALGGVAERISAAGASPDRTAAGSRSSGT; encoded by the coding sequence ATGGACGAAACCGCGCACGCCCGGGCCGCGTTCAGCGAGGGGATCGGCGACATCGTCCCCGAAGCCCTCCGGAAACGCCTCGAGGGAGTGCTCGAGTCGGCGTCGATGACCCCCGGTACACTCACCGTCGTGACGGCGACGGCGCTCGACGAGTCGGTCGACCTCGACACCGCTTCGCGCCGGGGCGCCGGGGTCCAGATGAGTTACGAAGGGCTCCGGCTGTCGCGGGATCTCATCCACACCGACCCGTGGTCGAACGGCGACAGGGGGGAAGGTGATATGAATGCGATCGCCGCCGAGGTGCTCGTCGCTCGCGGATTCGAGTACCTCGCCCACACTGGCGTCGCGATGGACGTCGTCGATGCCGTCCGGCACTTCGGACGGGACCAGACGCTCCGGGAGACCGACGTGGCTCCGGCCGAACTCGACCGACGGCTCGAGGCGGACTTCGTCCGGATCGCGGTCAGAGCGGGTGCGGACGTCGCCCTCGGTTCGATCCCGGAGCCGGTCGATACCGTTGCCGACGAACTCGCCGAAGAGCTGGGAACCGATCCCTTACCCGAGACCGAGGCGGCCCTCGGCGGCGTCGCGGAGCGGATCTCGGCGGCGGGCGCAAGCCCCGATCGGACGGCCGCCGGTTCCCGGTCGTCGGGCACGTAG
- a CDS encoding enoyl-CoA hydratase/isomerase family protein, with amino-acid sequence MIDIDDQGAIRVVTLDRPDRRNALTPAGLEALETAVADPPAPVVYLRGAGEAFSAGADLDSVAALAGDADADVEAFVRRGQRTADAIETSPAVVVAGIDGAARGGGVELALACDLRIATPHATFAEPGVTFGLFGAWGGTVRLPETVGLGDALDISLSGRVIDSEEARRIGLVSRIVEEPRAVVEEIAENDPAALEAVKACLRGRENKAEREDSEVAAFEALVETHAETLRDLGGSS; translated from the coding sequence ATGATCGACATTGACGATCAGGGGGCGATCCGAGTCGTTACGCTCGATCGCCCGGACAGGCGAAACGCGCTCACCCCGGCCGGGCTAGAGGCGCTCGAGACGGCCGTCGCCGATCCCCCTGCTCCGGTGGTGTATCTCCGCGGCGCGGGGGAGGCATTCAGCGCCGGTGCCGACTTGGACTCCGTCGCGGCGCTTGCCGGCGACGCCGACGCCGATGTCGAGGCGTTCGTTCGCCGGGGCCAGCGTACTGCCGACGCCATCGAGACCAGTCCCGCAGTCGTGGTCGCCGGTATCGACGGGGCGGCCCGCGGTGGCGGCGTCGAACTCGCGCTGGCCTGCGACCTACGGATCGCGACCCCTCACGCGACGTTCGCCGAACCCGGTGTGACGTTCGGGCTGTTCGGCGCTTGGGGTGGGACCGTCCGGCTCCCCGAGACCGTCGGCCTCGGGGACGCGCTCGACATCTCGCTCTCCGGACGAGTCATCGATAGCGAGGAGGCCCGTCGTATCGGTCTCGTCTCGCGGATCGTCGAGGAGCCCCGGGCCGTTGTCGAGGAGATCGCCGAGAACGACCCCGCTGCTCTCGAGGCGGTGAAGGCGTGTCTCAGAGGTCGGGAAAACAAAGCCGAGCGGGAGGACAGCGAGGTCGCCGCGTTCGAGGCGCTCGTCGAGACGCACGCCGAGACGCTTCGGGACCTCGGTGGGTCGTCGTAG
- a CDS encoding NAD+ synthase, with product MTDAELLQKETGVELLFSDDELEARRDHIVEFIADIVDDAGAEGAVIGLSGGIDSTTTAYLAVEALGADAVHGLLMPSSVNPDADETDAERVAEALDIEYDTVDINPIVDAFVDAAPDHAAEDRMALGNVRVRTRAVLNYFVANAENRVVLGTGNRSEAATGYYTKYGDQAVDCNPVGNLYKCQVRQLARELGVPEDLVTRTPTAAMWEGQTDEEEMGLDYDDLDAILALHVHGPLSKHATVETLDVPEEAVDRVVELHETSAHKRSMPPAPESL from the coding sequence ATGACGGACGCAGAGCTGTTACAGAAAGAGACGGGCGTCGAACTGTTGTTCTCGGACGACGAACTCGAAGCGAGACGCGACCACATCGTCGAGTTCATCGCCGATATCGTCGACGACGCCGGGGCGGAAGGGGCAGTCATCGGCCTCTCGGGGGGGATCGACTCGACGACGACGGCCTATCTGGCCGTCGAGGCGTTGGGTGCCGACGCGGTTCACGGCCTCCTGATGCCGAGTTCCGTGAACCCCGATGCCGACGAGACCGACGCCGAACGGGTCGCCGAGGCGCTCGACATCGAGTACGACACCGTCGACATCAACCCGATCGTCGACGCGTTCGTCGACGCCGCACCCGACCACGCCGCCGAGGATCGGATGGCGCTCGGCAACGTCCGGGTCCGAACCCGGGCCGTGTTGAACTACTTCGTCGCCAACGCCGAAAACCGCGTCGTCCTCGGCACGGGCAACCGCTCCGAGGCCGCGACCGGATACTACACCAAGTACGGCGACCAAGCGGTCGACTGCAACCCGGTCGGGAACCTGTACAAGTGTCAGGTCCGCCAGCTCGCCCGCGAACTCGGGGTCCCCGAGGACCTAGTCACCCGAACGCCGACGGCGGCGATGTGGGAGGGCCAGACGGACGAAGAGGAGATGGGCCTCGACTACGACGACCTCGACGCTATCCTGGCACTGCACGTCCACGGCCCGCTGTCGAAACACGCGACTGTCGAGACGCTCGACGTACCCGAGGAGGCCGTCGACCGCGTCGTCGAACTCCACGAGACCAGCGCGCACAAGCGCTCGATGCCGCCGGCACCAGAGTCCTTATAA
- a CDS encoding C-terminal binding protein, which produces MATIRTSEDPRIRIDTLRSALGGDHTVRSTDLSSTERVVEAARETDALVVDTGVPVPAAVFDACERLDVVARAGTGVDNIDIAAADDAGVTVTNVPEYCTEEVSTHAVSLLLTLFRDVEGYDRAIEDGRWDWTDGQPIRRLSEQTVGFHSFGGIARRTAEKLAGFGCELIASDPYVDADEMAAHGVEKVPFGDLLETADHVSVHAPLTEETRHSFDRDAFERMRETAILVNVGRGPIVDQSALRRALDAGEIAAAGLDVLNEEPPVDSELVGHDDVVVTPHAAFYSEDSLVSLNEHIAEDVRDVFAGDRPDGFVDPNAAVL; this is translated from the coding sequence GTGGCAACTATACGTACGAGCGAGGATCCACGCATCCGGATCGACACGCTACGGTCGGCTCTGGGAGGCGACCACACCGTGCGTTCGACCGACCTCTCCTCGACCGAGCGGGTCGTCGAGGCGGCACGAGAGACCGACGCGCTCGTCGTCGACACCGGCGTTCCGGTCCCGGCAGCAGTCTTCGACGCCTGTGAGCGTCTCGACGTCGTCGCCCGTGCCGGGACGGGCGTCGACAACATCGACATCGCGGCGGCCGACGACGCCGGCGTAACAGTGACGAACGTGCCGGAGTACTGCACCGAAGAGGTCTCGACGCACGCAGTCTCGTTGCTTTTGACGCTCTTTCGGGACGTAGAGGGCTACGATCGGGCGATAGAGGACGGACGATGGGACTGGACCGACGGCCAACCGATTCGTCGCCTCTCCGAACAGACGGTCGGGTTTCACTCCTTCGGCGGCATCGCCAGACGGACGGCGGAGAAGTTAGCCGGCTTCGGCTGTGAGTTGATCGCTTCCGACCCGTACGTCGATGCCGACGAGATGGCGGCACACGGTGTCGAAAAAGTACCGTTCGGGGACCTCCTAGAGACGGCCGATCACGTCTCGGTTCACGCCCCCCTGACCGAGGAAACGCGCCACAGTTTCGACCGCGACGCGTTCGAGCGGATGCGCGAAACGGCGATTCTCGTCAACGTCGGTCGCGGCCCGATCGTCGATCAGTCGGCGCTTCGTCGGGCGCTCGACGCCGGGGAGATCGCCGCCGCGGGCCTCGACGTGTTGAACGAGGAGCCGCCGGTTGATTCCGAACTCGTCGGCCACGACGACGTGGTCGTGACGCCGCACGCGGCGTTTTACTCCGAGGATTCGCTCGTGAGTCTCAACGAGCACATCGCTGAGGACGTTCGCGACGTGTTCGCGGGCGACCGGCCCGATGGCTTCGTCGACCCGAACGCAGCGGTGCTCTGA
- a CDS encoding secondary thiamine-phosphate synthase enzyme YjbQ produces MELRVSTEDRIDVVDVTERIEAEIQTVERGLCTVFAEHTTAAVSINEAEPRLIEDVKAFVAELSAPSGWRHDALDGNADAHLRSSVLGRDVSVPVRDGALALGTWQSILLIECDGPCERSVSVTVTPSIE; encoded by the coding sequence ATGGAGCTACGCGTCAGTACCGAGGACCGCATCGACGTCGTGGACGTGACCGAACGCATCGAGGCCGAAATTCAGACGGTCGAACGGGGTCTCTGTACCGTCTTCGCCGAGCACACCACGGCGGCGGTGTCGATCAACGAGGCCGAACCGCGGCTGATAGAGGACGTCAAGGCGTTCGTCGCCGAACTGTCGGCCCCCAGCGGGTGGCGCCACGACGCACTCGACGGCAACGCTGACGCACACCTCCGGTCGTCGGTTCTGGGCCGAGACGTCTCCGTACCGGTTCGTGACGGGGCACTCGCCCTCGGCACCTGGCAGTCGATCCTCCTGATCGAGTGCGACGGTCCCTGTGAGCGATCGGTATCCGTGACGGTGACACCGAGCATCGAGTGA
- a CDS encoding patatin-like phospholipase family protein yields MLERYVDFDEIPGCCERTAPELVVGTVTVDSGEFETFVNEAVTVEAVLAAAVPNLYRAIEIDGHYRWDGLFSQNPPARDLLHQLPERKPEEVWIVQIDDQSTDTEPRRLDTITDRRNELSGNISLNQELAFVERVTEWVEAGMLPADRFTTPEIRRLVLEGGYSSATKLDRDPVFVPELIDRGRERAAAFLESAE; encoded by the coding sequence GTGCTCGAACGCTACGTCGATTTCGACGAGATCCCCGGATGCTGCGAGCGAACCGCCCCCGAGCTCGTCGTCGGGACAGTCACCGTCGACTCGGGTGAGTTCGAGACGTTCGTCAACGAGGCGGTCACCGTCGAGGCGGTTCTCGCCGCCGCCGTGCCCAACCTCTATCGGGCGATCGAAATCGACGGCCACTATCGCTGGGACGGGCTGTTCAGCCAGAACCCGCCGGCGAGAGACCTCCTCCACCAGCTGCCGGAGCGAAAGCCCGAGGAAGTGTGGATCGTCCAGATCGACGACCAGTCGACGGACACGGAACCGAGACGGCTCGACACGATCACCGACCGGCGCAACGAACTGTCCGGGAACATCTCACTGAACCAGGAGTTGGCGTTCGTCGAGCGGGTAACCGAGTGGGTCGAGGCGGGGATGCTCCCGGCCGACCGGTTCACGACGCCGGAGATACGCCGGTTGGTCCTTGAGGGCGGGTACAGTTCCGCGACGAAACTGGATCGCGATCCGGTGTTCGTTCCGGAGCTGATCGATCGCGGCCGCGAACGGGCCGCAGCCTTCCTCGAGTCGGCGGAGTGA
- a CDS encoding 2,5-diamino-6-(ribosylamino)-4(3H)-pyrimidinone 5'-phosphate reductase, whose product MYVSVNAATSADGKLSSRRREQIAISGDEDFDRVDRLRAEADAVAVGIGTVLADDPSLVRHDETHRASIRGEDASPPARVVVDSTCRTPANAAILAGKPETYVLASEAAPDTRRAAVEDAGGTPVVAGEERVDLSGALDGLESVGIERLLVEGGGEVIFSLFEAGLVDELTVYVGDTVIGGRDAPTLADGEGFVSEFPELALEAVERLDSGVVLEWNVL is encoded by the coding sequence ATGTACGTCTCCGTCAACGCCGCCACGAGCGCCGACGGCAAACTCTCCTCGCGGCGGCGCGAACAGATCGCGATCAGCGGTGACGAAGACTTCGACAGGGTCGACCGGCTCCGCGCCGAGGCCGACGCCGTCGCGGTCGGCATCGGCACCGTGCTCGCGGACGACCCCTCGCTCGTCCGCCACGACGAGACCCACCGGGCGTCGATCCGGGGGGAAGACGCGTCGCCACCCGCCCGCGTCGTCGTCGATTCGACGTGTCGGACGCCCGCGAACGCCGCGATACTGGCGGGCAAACCGGAGACGTACGTGCTGGCGAGCGAGGCGGCTCCCGACACGCGGCGGGCGGCGGTAGAGGACGCCGGAGGGACGCCCGTCGTCGCAGGCGAGGAGCGAGTCGACCTCTCGGGGGCGCTCGACGGCCTCGAATCGGTGGGGATCGAGCGCCTGCTCGTCGAGGGGGGCGGCGAGGTGATCTTCTCGCTGTTCGAGGCAGGCCTCGTCGACGAACTGACCGTCTACGTCGGGGACACAGTGATCGGCGGGCGGGACGCGCCGACGCTCGCCGACGGCGAGGGGTTCGTCTCGGAGTTCCCGGAGTTGGCGCTCGAAGCCGTCGAACGCCTCGATTCGGGCGTCGTGCTGGAATGGAACGTTTTATAA
- a CDS encoding RNA methyltransferase — MVDIVVAVVGAETPGNVGSIARSMKNFGLSELYLVDPPELDPDGEAYGFAGHAREDVLPNATEVGFEYLTERFYTVACTATTNQDARKHVRYPFVEPADLPRELEGVDADVCVVFGRERVGLTNDELAVLDRICSIPASGEYPVLNLAQAATVVLYELRGLTVAETQHPPESHDRADEHEIEGLYATFSEYLHDVGHPEEKIPKTERLFRRLLARAHPTGREARTLRGVLRRGAMRASGELPRGSGDGETDNGNGDDR, encoded by the coding sequence ATGAAGAACTTCGGGCTTTCGGAGCTGTACCTCGTCGATCCCCCCGAACTCGACCCGGACGGGGAGGCCTATGGGTTCGCCGGCCACGCCCGCGAGGACGTCCTCCCGAACGCCACCGAGGTCGGCTTCGAGTACCTCACGGAGCGCTTTTATACGGTCGCCTGCACGGCGACGACGAATCAAGACGCCCGGAAACACGTCCGGTATCCGTTCGTCGAACCGGCCGACCTCCCGAGGGAACTCGAGGGAGTCGACGCCGACGTCTGCGTTGTCTTCGGCCGCGAGCGCGTCGGGCTGACGAACGACGAACTCGCCGTCTTGGATCGCATCTGTTCGATCCCCGCCAGCGGCGAGTACCCCGTGTTGAATCTCGCACAGGCGGCGACGGTCGTCCTCTATGAACTCCGCGGGCTGACGGTCGCAGAGACCCAACACCCCCCGGAGTCCCACGACCGTGCCGACGAACACGAGATAGAGGGGCTCTATGCGACGTTCTCGGAGTACCTCCACGACGTCGGCCACCCCGAAGAGAAGATCCCGAAGACCGAACGGCTGTTCCGGCGGCTGCTCGCGCGCGCGCACCCGACCGGCCGCGAGGCCCGGACGTTGCGGGGCGTCCTCCGGCGGGGGGCGATGCGTGCGAGCGGCGAGTTACCGCGCGGCTCCGGCGACGGCGAGACCGACAACGGCAACGGCGACGACCGCTGA